From a region of the Chlorocebus sabaeus isolate Y175 chromosome 23, mChlSab1.0.hap1, whole genome shotgun sequence genome:
- the SPMIP10 gene encoding sperm-associated microtubule inner protein 10, with protein MASGKDTYPTLPKLSNNCSDESPYKSANKYEEIHLPQFSLKQGMIPRRYVMPWKENMIFRNVNLKRAEVCGIHTGPLEDSLFLDHSERLCHGEDRKVVLQKGPPEIKIADMPLHSPLSRYQSTVISHGFRRRLV; from the exons ATGGCTTCAGGGAAAGATACTTATCCTACTTTGCCTAAACTCAGTAACAACTGCTCTGATGAGAGTCCCTACAAATCTGCTAATAA GTATGAGGAGATTCATTTGCCACAATTTTCATTAAAGCAAGGGATGATCCCAAGACGTTATGTTATGCCTTGGAAAGAAAACATGATATTCAGGAATGTgaatctgaag cGAGCAGAAGTGTGTGGAATCCATACTGGCCCTTTAGAAGACTCTCTGTTTTTGGATCACAGTGAAAGGCTTTGCCATGGGGAAGATCGCAAAGTTGTCTTGCAGAAAGGCCCACCAGAAATAAAAATTGCAGATATGCCTCTGCATTCGCCTCTCTCCAGATACCAAAGCACTGTGATTTCCCATGGCTTCAGGAGGCGACTAGTCTGA
- the PHAX gene encoding phosphorylated adapter RNA export protein, with the protein MALEVGDMEDGQLSDSDSDMTVAPSDRTLQLPKVLGGDSAMRAFQNTATTCAPVSHYRAVESVDSSEESFSDSDDDSCLWKRKRQKCFNPPPKPEPFQFGQSSQKPPVAGGKKINNIWGAVLQEQNQDAVATELGILGMEGTIDRSRQSETYNYLLAKKLRRESQEHTKDLDKELDEYMHGGKKMGSKEEENGQGHLKRKRPVKDRLGNRPEMNYKGRYEITEEDSQEKVADEISFRLQEPKKDLIARVVRIIGNKKAIELLMETAEVEQNGGLFIMNGSRRRTPGGVFLNLLKNTPSISEEQIKDIFYIENQKEYENKKAARKRRTQVLGKKMKQAIKSLNFQEDDDTSRETFASDTNEALASLDESQEGHGEAKLDAEEAIEVDHSHDLDIF; encoded by the exons ATGGCGTTGGAGGTCGGCGACATGGAAGATGGGCAGCTTTCCGACTCGGATTCCGACATGACGGTCGCACCCAGCGACAGGACGCTGCAATTGCCG AAAGTGCTAGGTGGCGACAGTGCTATGAGGGCCTTCCAGAACACGGCAACGACATGTGCGCCAGTATCACATTATCGAGCTGTTGAAAGCGTGGATTCGAGTGAAGAGAGTTTTTCTGATTCAGATGATGATAGCTGTCTTTGGAAACGCAAACGACAGAAATGTTTTAACCCTCCTCCCAAACCAGAGCCTTTTCAGTTTGGCCAGAGCAGTCAGAAACCACCTGTTGCTGGAGGAAAGAAGATTAACAACATATGGGGTGCTGTGCTGCAGGAACAGAATCAAGATGCAGTGGCCACTGAACTTGGTATCTTGGGAATGGAGGGCACTATTGACAGAAGCAGGCAATCCGAGACCTACAATTATTTGCTTGCTAAGAAACTTAGGAGGGAATCTCAAGAGCATACAAAAGATCTAGACAAGGAGCTAGATGAATATATGCACGGTGGCAAAAAAATGGGAtcaaaggaagaggaaaatgggCAAGGTCATCTCAAAAGGAAACGACCTGTCAAAGACAGGCTGGGGAACAGACCAGAAATGAACTACAAAGGTCGATATGAGATCACAGAGGAAGATTCTCAAGAGAAAGTGGCTGATGAAATTTCATTCAG GTTACAGGAACCAAAGAAAGACCTGATAGCTCGAGTAGTGAGGATTATTGGGAACAAAAAGGCAATTGAACTTCTGATGGAAACTGCTGAAGTTGAACAAAATGGTGGTCTCTTTATAATG AATGGTAGTAGAAGAAGAACACCAGGTGGAGTTTTTCTGAATCTCTTGAAAAACACTCCTAGTATCAGCGAGGAACAAATTAAG GACATTTTCTACATTGAAAACCAAAAGGAATACGAAAATAAAAAAGCTGCTAGGAAGAGGAGAACACAAGTGTTGGGAAAAAAGATGAAACAAGCTATTAAAAGTCTAAATTTTCAAGAGGATGATGATACATCACGAGAAACTTTTGCAAGTGATACAAATGAGGCCTTGGCCTCTCTTGATGAGTCACAGGAAGGACATGGAGAAGCCAAGTTGGATGCAGAGGAAGCCATTGAAGTTGATCATTCTCATGATTTGGACATTTTTTAA